ccctaagcgaaggtgcctctggcgttttccctctgatagttgaggggacctgaggaggtattttgctgattttccttggaatgactactgcttccgtgtcagagacccgtctttgtgtgctgagcgcataacagaggtgatagtgtctggcatggaggcgtacattcctcactctttttctcgtcctaaaccttctaaaccttggtttaacaccgcttgttctcgtgctatacatgatagagaggtgacccacaaaaggtacttaagccttccatcaccagaatctcatgcactttatatttctgcccggaaccatgccaagtctgttctccaactagccaaaaactccttcattaacagaaaatgtcaaaatctttcaagatctaactcccctcgtgatttcaggcatctagccaaaaatatctccaataactttgcttcttcttctttccctcccctacatcaaccagatggtaccactgctatcacatctatttctaaagctgaactctttgctcaaacctttgctaaaaactctaccttggacgattctgggcttgttcctccctctcctccaccctctgactacttcatgccacctattaaaattcttcgcaatgatgttttccatgccctcgctggcctaaaccctcggaaggcttatggacctgatggggtccctcctattgttctccgaaactgtgcctccgtgcttgcaccttgcctagtcaaactctttcagctctgtctgtcaacatctacctttccttcttgctggaagtttgcctacattcaacctgttccttaaaagggtgactgctctaatccctcaaactaccgtcctattgctttaatttcctgcttatctaaagtttttgaatctatcctcaacaggaagattcttaaacatctatcacttcacaaccttctatctgatcgccagtatgggttccatcaaggccgctctactggtgatcttctggctttccttactgagtcttggtcatcctcctttagagattttggtgaaacttttgctgttgccttggacatatcaaaagcctttgatagagtctggcacaaagctttgatttccaaactaccctcccacggtttctatccttctctctgtaacttcatctcaagtttcctttctgaccgttctattgctgctgtggtagacggtcactgttcttctcctaaatctattaacagtggtgttcctcaggtttctgtcctgtcacccactctcttcttattattcattaatgatcttctaaaccaaacttcttgtcctatccactcctacgctgataccaccctgcacttttccacgtcttttcatagacgtccaacccttcaggaggtaaacatagcacgcagggaagccacagaacgcctgacttctgatctttctaaaatttctgattggggcagagcaaacttggtattgttcaatgcctcaaaaactcaattcctccatctatcaactcgacacaaccttccagacagctatcccctcttcttcaatgacactcaactgtccccctcttctacactgaacatcctcggtctgtcctttacttataatctgaactggaaacttcacatctcatctctagctaaaacagcttctatgaagttaggtgttctgagacgtctccgccagtttttctcacccccccagctgctaactctgtacaagggccttatccgtccatgtatggagtatgcttcacatgtctgggggggttccactcatactgctcttctagacagggtggaatcaaaagcttttcgtctcatcaactcctctcctctaactgactgtcttcagcctctctctcaccgccgcaatgttgcatatctagctgtcttctaccgctattttcatgctaactgttcttctgatcttactaactgcatgcctcccctccttccgcagcctcgctgcacaagactttcttctttctctcacccctattctgtccacctctctaacgcaagagttaaccagtattctcaatcattcatccctttctctggtaaactctggaactccctgcctgcttctgtatttccaccttcctatgacttgaattccttcaagagggaggtttcaagacacttatccaccaatttttgaccactgctttgacccttttatgggactggcatttcagtgggcattttttttattagatttttgttgcccttggccagtatccttcctacataaaaaaaaaaaaagaaactcatgTACTAACTTCCTTCCCAACTGTTGCCATTGGCCATTTTTAACTGAGTATATTTTTCAGTGTAGACCCAATAATGTTGAATCATCCCGTATTAGATTATGGCACAGAGACAGTTGATGATTTTCTTGAGAATGTTGACTGGAATTTTAAGCTTGCTCACCTAAATGTTGAACAATTACTTATCCATTTTGTAGACATCTTAATTCTGCTAATTGACAGATTTATCCCGCTAAatctttttcatctccctttcaaCCCCTGTACATGTGGAACCATCTTTTCTAGAAAAAAATCTAGGAAAAACCTGTGGGATTATTTAATATCTGTAAGTAGAACCTTTGGCAGAAATTCTAATAAAGCCTGGGTGGCTCTTAGACAGTACctacaaatatacaaaaatgctTCTCTTAGTAATCAATCTAACTGTGAAGCATAAGGGGCATGGAAGACCTGGAATATATTGATTAACTAAGGGGTCCTAACCTATATGTCATCAAGGGCAGATCGCTGCATCATGACCTAATTAAATACATTTTCTTTGGGCTCAGTTCTTTGTCCCTTGATGATTTATTCCCTCCTATGGTCTGTCATGCAACCAGGGGACACCAGTACAAAATACCCCATACTAGATGTAGTCAGGAGttaaagaaaagtttctttAGCCTTAAGTATGTTATCCTCTGAAACTCCTTACCAGCATCTGTTGTGTCACTTCAGAATTTGGATGCTTTCAAATCTGCCCCTCGCTATCTTAATGAGGCCTTATTTGAACACTCCTGAAACGTAAATACTGTCTTGTTTACTTCTCAGCTCAGGTAGTTTAAATCTGTTTTTTGTGCCTGTGCTGCATAACTAACAGGAATAGAGTTATTGCCCTAAATTTTTTGTATTAtcattgtatatttcttttgttcagAAGCTGTGAGCCTTGCATcaagagaagaacaaagaatGGACTGTCGTAATGAAGACAATGTAAGCTTTATCCGCCTTAAGACCAGGGACAGCTGCCATGCCTTAAGGCTAAAAAAGCGGAGTTTGGCAGTGAATGTACGTCGACAGCGTCTGGAGGAGGTGGTAAAGAAACTAAAGGCAAGCAAGTTCACACTTCGATTTGTCATGTGTGGTGGAGTAAAGAGTTGAAGTGAATGGTGAAACAAAGTAAGAATATCTGTGATCTGAATACAGGTCAGCTTTTTTTGGATATTTTCATAGATTGTGTTTGTAGGAGACAACCATAACCTCATGCTATTCCCTACTGATATTTTCTCCCTGTGAAAACCCAAGGGCCACTCAAAACTCCTCATTAAGCTTACTGTTTTATTGTCATAGGTTTGTTGCATAATTTCTCTATTGCCTAAATTCTTGGGGTAGTTACAAAATTTACTAACTTCCTTGGATTGCATCAAGGTCTGCTTATGAAGCTTCCACTGTAAAACATTTTAGCCTTAGAATTAAATTTCAAGTATGTTCTTAAATATTTACAATTCTCTTTTGTTTGTGGGAACGAATCCCTTTTTCCCCATTgaaattttatttcatttagtaCAAAATCCTCCTTATACAACAGACTCAGGAACCTAACTGTCATGATAGGCAAACATCAACAGTGTGCCAAATATTATTGTCCATAAACAAGATCTAAGTAGGAACAATTCACATAGATTGAACTAACTtttgcctcttcctccatttatatCTTCTTGTtgcctttttcctttatctttctgttCAGTAATAATCAAACCATACCTTCTTCAGTAAtgatctttccttttttctttttttcacccatTTTGGATTGTCATTCTTCTCAGCAGGTTGATACTTTTAAAAGCATGATGATCTTTGCATGGTATTTTTACTACACTGCCTTGTTGGAAGATATTAGTTGAATTACACTTCAAGCAACTGcataagaatatgaaagagaTGTGGGCTTCAGCACTGACACACCTAAATGGTTGGCTTTTCTAGTTCTAAATCCACAGCTTCAGTTTGAGTTGAGATGGCGTAGACACTGCATGACCTACCCAGTTATTCATTTTCCTAAGGGGATGATTCATGAAAAGGATACTTGAGGAAATGAGAATAGTATGCAAACTATTTGTCAGTGAATCACAGTTTGTAATGTATGTTTGGAGTAAATATCTGCTCATTATGGCTTCAAAATGTCAAAAGGCCTAGGAGGTGGATGAATGTTTATGAAAGTTTTGGTGACTGTGTACTATCAACTTAATTAAGATAAAGCTTTGGATAGTTTAGTGTTATAAGCTTGTAGTGTTTCTTGTGTAGATCTTTCACATTCACTCAGAGGAAATCCAGTAAATAATAATTGTTTACCTTTAGAAAGAGTTAAATGAAtaggctttgttttttttatatactttgaGTATTTGTCTTGGTAAGAACCTTTCATTCTATTTCAGGCTCCCACAACAGAAGAGTTTACACAATTATGTCTTCATCTTAAGAAGCACAAAGATCTATATGCCTTGCAAAAGTTGCGCCATGCTCTTAGCAGCAGTGAGGATAATATTACTGTTTTCCTTAACTGCCAGGGTGCCTTGTACTCCTTGGTTACCTGTTTAACAGGTATGTGGTTTTGTTAACTtccttttaaatatttatatatctgtATTGTCCTCTTTCCTGTGAGATCTTGCTCTATAATGGTGGCATCTCCAGACATCCTTTTCTTAGCactattttttttgcattacatCCACATTTCCTTTTACCAATATATTCTTATTACAGTGGGATCTTTCAAGATTAAGGCCACCAGAGGTGTTACTATCCTTAACACTGAACCAGCTTAAGTACTACATTGCAATAAAAGAGGTCAATTCTTAATTTTCAGGACAGGACGGTGCTCTGCAGAGAGAAGCAGCATGCACCTTGGTTAACTTGGCTCTGGGTAATGAAAAACATTGTGTGGAGGTTTGCAAGCAAGTGGGTGTCTACTTAGTTCTTCATCTAGCTAACAGTAATCCAGACCTGCAGGTGAGTgaattgtcatcatcatcagtttaCATGAAATATATTGGAAAGCTGGACAAGGAAAAGTACCTACATTCCATGGGCCAAActtgaggtgtttttttttttttttttttttttcttcttctttctttttttataccaCATGAAATACATCCTGTGCCATTTTTTCCATAGAAAGAATCATTGTGATGTGGGAGTTGGCTAGCGAGAGCAGCAAGACCTTCTCTCTACCTGATGATCCTGAATCagtatttttaatttatttatttacaagagattgtttttttttaaatcatctCTGTTGGGAAAGACTGTTGGAAAAACTTTTATTTGTCATTGGATTTATTCATTGAGGCTCTATTCAGAAAATTGTAATTctgtttcccctttttccctttagAGTAACGAAGGATTTATTCATTGAAAAGTACAATTAACAACATAAATATTCCTATCAATTCCATTCCAGTTAAtcctcaaaaaaaaatgtttataaaaaGATAGAATTTTTATCTTGAAAATGGCagtattttttctgttatatcTCCTTTAAATTATCTTAAAAGTTTGCTAATAACAAGATTTAATCTTTCAGATGTATCACAAAACTCACTAAAAAGctcaactgaaaaaaaataataaataaataaatcttgtaGTCTGATACAGTATTTGtcaaaaaaacaagataagtgATTTTTGGGAGGCTGAATTTTCAAAAGCTAAGAGAGTTTTGAACATTGTTTCAGGAAGAAGAAATGCCTGCCTAGATTTCTTTCTACAAAGAAGGATGTTTGCAAAGTTTGGAAGTTATGACAAAATTTTACAGATGTTTAGATTGCCTTGTGGAATGTTCTGGCAGTAGCGATAAGTGATCTCTATTTCAGGACCCTTGTGCTTGGTGCATTGGTAACCTGTGTGGGGGCAATGCTGAGGTGTGCAAGCTGCTGGGATCACAGGGCATGGAGGAAGTCCTTGTGAAGGCCCTCACATCCCATGCACCTCATGTCATTCAGTCTGCAGCCTATGCCCTCACCCAATACCTTGCTACACTCCAAGAAAGGATAAGGTAAGATGGAAAATGGGTTGCTTATATCTTCATCTTATATTTTACTTTGGATGGACAATGTGAATAGAGTGTAAGAAGGATGTGAGTTGAGTAAGAATGGTTGCATACGAGTGCCGAATGAAGAGCACTTGCGGATGCATAAATGTGACAAGGCCTTGAGAACCCTTGCAGAAGAGTTGTGTGCATTTGATTTGATCAGCTGGGGGGAAGGAAATCAGATTCATCATGGTGTAGCAAgtcaaaaactctctctctctctctctctctctctctctctctctctctctctctctctctctctctctctctctctctctctctctctctctctctctctctctctctctctctctctctctctctctctctctctctctctctctctctctctctctctctctctcccatatttgtttatgtattcacagcaaaaaaggaatattttttgGTGCCTCTCACTTGTTAGATGCATAGTCTTGCTGTCTATAGATtgataaatttaatttaaaattatttttaacTGTTGAGAGGTTATCCAGTATTGCATACAGTAGGCCTTTTAATTTGAATTTGCATGTGAGTCATTAAATATTTGAGtgtcctatcttttttttttttttttttttccatccagtTATTCACGTTTCAGACAGTGGTCATGGTCACATGATGTCAGCTCATTAAGCAACACTATAAGTAGCAATTTGTTTGTCAAGTCCTTTAGTTTCTATCATCTTtctcaaaagaaaaaagtattgagAACCTCCACAAACACTTTTCACTTTCACCTTAGTATTCAATATGCTTTATCCatccattttaatttttctctctccatttagcCACAGCAACACAACCTATATTTATGTTGATCACTCTCTTTGCCAGACCAGTGTCAGGAGCCCCATTGGTCCGACACCTTGTTGATGCTCTGAGTATGACTGGAGGGCTCCCTGAGGTTGGCTGGTGTTTATTTATGCTCTCAACAGATCAGGAAGTATGTCGCCTGCTGTTGGATCAAGGTATAATAGGATCAGCTTTTAATATTCTGGAGAAACTAGTCAATGAACAGGCAAGTAATTGTAAATATATGGTTTGTTTTCTTGAAATGATAGTAGGAAGTAGGTAGTCATAACTCaaagacagatttttttttttatgttgtgtcATTATTTAACTTAATGATTTACCTGTGTCTGTATTTAAACATGTAATATTTTCAGAACCTCAGTGTTGCTGCAGTTACTCCTATCATGAGAGTGTTGATGAACTGTGCTGCATCTGTGCATGGAACAGCTGTTGAGGTAAgactgcagatttttttttttaaatgaaagtGATGTACAGTatggtgtgtgtgaatgtaggGAGGTTTCAGTGAGATTCATATGGGTAAAAATGAATTTTGGATGAGAACCATGGGTGCATATGGGCCTGGAagtgagagagataaagagaagagagaagcctTTTTATATAGAATAATGATGAATAGATGCAACAGCAGTGGGGATAATTTGTTCCAGGCTCATAGTCAACTCTGAATTCATTGCCCATCACAGCCCATGGACCAGAAAAGAGAGTTTAaactttatttcataatttgaTCATCCTGGTAGCTTTGAAGGAAATGTTACATGCCCAAAGAAACATTTCCTTGGAACACTAGGCTAGCAGCATGTTTTGAATTAGTGTTGTTCTGTCCACCACAGTGTATCTTTGTATGAAGGTAAGTTTTTCTTCATGAAGGTGAATTCACAAATTAATTGTATCCAGATAGAAAATGTGTAGCTGTTCTAGTTGTTGAGTatgagctgctgctgctgctgcttggctGCCATACTGCTTGCTGAGATGGACATGTCACCCAACTGCTACCAGTGACATTACTCCACTCTTGATTTATAACTTTCAATATTTGGTAGTGTCTGACCAAGCATTCTCGTTGTCTTTAATGCTCACATATATTACTATTGATATGTCTTGAAATCTAGCTTTTCATCAGTTTCTCAAAACCTTTatatctacttttatttttctttcagcaCTCTTCCATCATCATAAGCAGGTGTCTTATACATAACTGACTCCTTTCAATTTATATTGTACAACTTGTCTTGTTTCAGATATGTTATCGCAATGAACAATTTGTGCAAGTGACAAGAGCTCTGCTTTATTCTTCCACTCCTCACCTACAGACAGAAACTGTACACTTCCttgcaaatgttttgaatgcTGCATCGGCTGAATCACTGACAGGtaagaaatagataataaacCCTCATTTGATCAGATTTaagtattcttcctttcttgaacACCAGATAGATTGAACTAATAACTCCTACATCAGTCTGATGAATGAGGTAATGGGctacaaacacagacacaaagcTGATGAGTTCACCCAAACAAGAATGTAATAGATGCTGAAAATTTGAGAA
The Scylla paramamosain isolate STU-SP2022 chromosome 3, ASM3559412v1, whole genome shotgun sequence genome window above contains:
- the LOC135115984 gene encoding uncharacterized protein LOC135115984 isoform X4 yields the protein MQKIIKAVSLASREEQRMDCRNEDNVSFIRLKTRDSCHALRLKKRSLAVNVRRQRLEEVVKKLKAPTTEEFTQLCLHLKKHKDLYALQKLRHALSSSEDNITVFLNCQGALYSLVTCLTGQDGALQREAACTLVNLALGNEKHCVEVCKQVGVYLVLHLANSNPDLQDPCAWCIGNLCGGNAEVCKLLGSQGMEEVLVKALTSHAPHVIQSAAYALTQYLATLQERIRPVSGAPLVRHLVDALSMTGGLPEVGWCLFMLSTDQEVCRLLLDQGIIGSAFNILEKLVNEQNLSVAAVTPIMRVLMNCAASVHGTAVEICYRNEQFVQVTRALLYSSTPHLQTETVHFLANVLNAASAESLTGQCVVEDLSLRPRLEPALRRALAAHFTLHQPEPQVSFSGVLR
- the LOC135115984 gene encoding uncharacterized protein LOC135115984 isoform X1, producing the protein MHFTCFTLQDRLWTATQPLSETCDNPSGSYRKEQGTARPPHDLLPEMKVYNTVHLQEREESSRNIREWLVRQGKAVSLASREEQRMDCRNEDNVSFIRLKTRDSCHALRLKKRSLAVNVRRQRLEEVVKKLKAPTTEEFTQLCLHLKKHKDLYALQKLRHALSSSEDNITVFLNCQGALYSLVTCLTGQDGALQREAACTLVNLALGNEKHCVEVCKQVGVYLVLHLANSNPDLQDPCAWCIGNLCGGNAEVCKLLGSQGMEEVLVKALTSHAPHVIQSAAYALTQYLATLQERIRPVSGAPLVRHLVDALSMTGGLPEVGWCLFMLSTDQEVCRLLLDQGIIGSAFNILEKLVNEQNLSVAAVTPIMRVLMNCAASVHGTAVEICYRNEQFVQVTRALLYSSTPHLQTETVHFLANVLNAASAESLTGQCVVEDLSLRPRLEPALRRALAAHFTLHQPEPQVSFSGVLR
- the LOC135115984 gene encoding uncharacterized protein LOC135115984 isoform X5, whose translation is MDCRNEDNVSFIRLKTRDSCHALRLKKRSLAVNVRRQRLEEVVKKLKAPTTEEFTQLCLHLKKHKDLYALQKLRHALSSSEDNITVFLNCQGALYSLVTCLTGQDGALQREAACTLVNLALGNEKHCVEVCKQVGVYLVLHLANSNPDLQDPCAWCIGNLCGGNAEVCKLLGSQGMEEVLVKALTSHAPHVIQSAAYALTQYLATLQERIRPVSGAPLVRHLVDALSMTGGLPEVGWCLFMLSTDQEVCRLLLDQGIIGSAFNILEKLVNEQNLSVAAVTPIMRVLMNCAASVHGTAVEICYRNEQFVQVTRALLYSSTPHLQTETVHFLANVLNAASAESLTGQCVVEDLSLRPRLEPALRRALAAHFTLHQPEPQVSFSGVLR
- the LOC135115984 gene encoding uncharacterized protein LOC135115984 isoform X2; its protein translation is MHFTCFTLQDRLWTATQPLSETCDNPSGSYRKEQGTARPPHEAVSLASREEQRMDCRNEDNVSFIRLKTRDSCHALRLKKRSLAVNVRRQRLEEVVKKLKAPTTEEFTQLCLHLKKHKDLYALQKLRHALSSSEDNITVFLNCQGALYSLVTCLTGQDGALQREAACTLVNLALGNEKHCVEVCKQVGVYLVLHLANSNPDLQDPCAWCIGNLCGGNAEVCKLLGSQGMEEVLVKALTSHAPHVIQSAAYALTQYLATLQERIRPVSGAPLVRHLVDALSMTGGLPEVGWCLFMLSTDQEVCRLLLDQGIIGSAFNILEKLVNEQNLSVAAVTPIMRVLMNCAASVHGTAVEICYRNEQFVQVTRALLYSSTPHLQTETVHFLANVLNAASAESLTGQCVVEDLSLRPRLEPALRRALAAHFTLHQPEPQVSFSGVLR
- the LOC135115984 gene encoding uncharacterized protein LOC135115984 isoform X3, giving the protein MQKIIKEAVSLASREEQRMDCRNEDNVSFIRLKTRDSCHALRLKKRSLAVNVRRQRLEEVVKKLKAPTTEEFTQLCLHLKKHKDLYALQKLRHALSSSEDNITVFLNCQGALYSLVTCLTGQDGALQREAACTLVNLALGNEKHCVEVCKQVGVYLVLHLANSNPDLQDPCAWCIGNLCGGNAEVCKLLGSQGMEEVLVKALTSHAPHVIQSAAYALTQYLATLQERIRPVSGAPLVRHLVDALSMTGGLPEVGWCLFMLSTDQEVCRLLLDQGIIGSAFNILEKLVNEQNLSVAAVTPIMRVLMNCAASVHGTAVEICYRNEQFVQVTRALLYSSTPHLQTETVHFLANVLNAASAESLTGQCVVEDLSLRPRLEPALRRALAAHFTLHQPEPQVSFSGVLR